A genomic stretch from Fodinibius salinus includes:
- the rsfS gene encoding ribosome silencing factor yields the protein MSKNSSRANQQFNSVDENKTADSDKLIKVITDALIDKKAEDVTVLDVNELTTLADKLVICHAQTDVQIKAIADNVNKETKEQLGEKAWKEEGRETRRWVILDYVNVVVHIFKEELREYYALERMWNDAPSQKFEDQPNQQ from the coding sequence ATGAGCAAAAACTCTTCCCGAGCAAACCAACAGTTTAACAGTGTTGATGAGAACAAAACAGCTGACTCCGATAAACTTATTAAAGTCATTACCGATGCCTTAATCGATAAAAAAGCTGAGGATGTAACTGTTCTTGATGTTAATGAACTAACAACCCTTGCCGACAAGCTTGTTATCTGTCATGCCCAAACAGACGTACAGATAAAAGCCATTGCAGATAACGTAAACAAAGAGACAAAGGAACAGCTTGGTGAAAAGGCATGGAAAGAAGAAGGACGTGAAACGCGCCGATGGGTTATATTGGATTATGTAAATGTAGTTGTTCATATTTTTAAAGAAGAACTACGCGAATACTATGCGCTTGAACGCATGTGGAATGATGCACCCAGCCAAAAATTTGAAGACCAGCCAAACCAACAGTGA